The genomic DNA TCGCCGTGGGGGTGGAGGAACGCACAACGATGGCGCCGAATGCGCGCGTCCACCGCTTCATGAAGTTTCCGGGTTGCGGCAGTCATCATCTCGCGTTCGGGCATTCCGCCAATGGGGCGTTCCACGGCAACGGGTCGATGGCGATGGACACGGTCAGAAGTCTTCACGGTACCTCCCAAAATCAAAAAAGCCCCGACACCCTTCAGGGTGCGGGGCTCCGTTCCTACCGGTAAGCTATGGAGACGGGCCCCACCTGCGCATGATGCAAGTCCACATGCGGGTCGTCAGGTGAGGCGTCGCTTCGGAGCGCGCGGGGTAGGTGTCGAGGCCGAGCATGCGAAGGCGTAGTATAGGCCAGGAGCTCTGGAGCCGCCAAGCGTTTCTTTTCGACAGGGAGGCTTCGCAGTCCGTGCAGGACGATAGACGCCATCTGGTCCTTTGGAAAACACTTCACGGTGACTGACCGGCGTCAAATTGAGGTACCGACCCGAACCAATTGCTAAAATGGGGAATAGGACCGATGCAAGAAAGGACGCCCCTTGATCGAGATCAAGATTGAGGTTCCTGAGGGCGCGCTCGCCTCCCTCAACGAGTCTCCTGAGAGCTTCCCCCGCGAGCTTCGCCTCGCTGCCGCTGTCAAGTGGTACGAATTGCGGCGCTTGTCCCAGG from Vicinamibacteria bacterium includes the following:
- a CDS encoding UPF0175 family protein; translation: MIEIKIEVPEGALASLNESPESFPRELRLAAAVKWYELRRLSQARAAEIAGLSRSEFLEALGRLQVSPFQYTADELIQEALG